The genome window GACTATTCCAATGTATATAAATAACCTATACAAAAATATAGACTTAAAAAATAGGTCTATAGAATTGCTTAGAATCTTTGGGTTAGAAGATAAATACAATAGTTTTCCAAATGAACTTTCAGGTGGAGAGCAACAAAGAGTAGCCATAGCGCGTGCAATAGCTAATGATGCTTCAGTAATAGTTGCAGATGAACCTACTGGAAATTTAGATAAAGAAAACGAGCAAAAAGTTATGGAGTATTTCAAATACTTATCAAGTATGGGTAAATCTATTATAATGGTTACTCATAATGAAAATTTGTTGGAGTATGCAGATAAGGTTTTTTATTTAAGAAATGGTAAGTTGGAGGAATTTATATTATGATATTAAAAAACTATATAAATATCTCGATAAAAAATATAGTACGTAATAAAAAAAATACGTTTAAGATTTTCTTTATTACTTTTTTTTCATTTATATTATTTATTTTAACTACATCACTATCAGGTTCTTTAAACAATTTCATAAAAAATTCTATATTAAATACTATTGAACATAGAACAATAATGATAAATTTTAGTGTTGATCAAAATATAAATATTGAAAATAAAATAAATAATCTATTAGAAAATGATAGTTCAATAGTTGAATTTTATGAATATAAACCGCCAATTGCAGGAGATATAAAAAACTCTAAAGAACTTTTTAATAATGATAATAATAATATTATATCTTTAACATCTGGATTTGAACAAAAAATGCCAGATATAATTAAAGGAAATATTTTTAATAATAATGACCAAAATGTTGGTATAATACCTAAAAATTTCGATCCAACTGGTACTAATCAAGTTGAATTTAAAAAAGAAAGTATAAATTATTTAGACGGAGAAGAATTTTTAGGAAAAACTATAACTATAGAATTTAAAAACTCAATAGATGAATTATCAGGTTTTGAGTATAGTTTCAAAGTAATAGGAGTTTATGACTCAATAAATAATAACGATTTTCCAAGTGATGTGTATATACCTTATGATGACTTAAAAATGATTAATGAAAAATACAACAATATGATTGATGAACATTATATAGATAATTCTGATAACTTTAAAACACTAATAGCTCTAGTAGATAATCATAAGTCTGTTAAAAATGTAGTAGATAAATTAAGAGGAGAAGGAATAGATGCATTTCCAAAATCAACTGTAGGTTTATTAGATGAGTTATATAAAACAATTATTTATATAGGTACTATTATTTCTATTACTATATTTATAATATCTATAATTAATATATCTCTAAATAATGTAAATGATTTAAAGAAGAGACAAAGTGAATTAGGGATGTTAAAAGCTTTTGGATATAAAAATAGACAATTAAAAAAGATAATTATTTATGAATCTACAATTATAAATATATTTAGTTTATTTATAGGATTAGTTATTTGTAAGCTTATATTCTTGTTATTAAATACTATAGTAAAAAATTATCTAAGTATATATATGAGTGATCTTAAATTTGAAATTAATCTTATTTCTATTATAATTGGAATTTTTATAATGATTTTTAGTGTTATATTATCAAACTTAAAAAGTATTTCATATATAACAAATTTAAATCCAATACGTGCTATAAGAAGCAAATATTAATTAAAGGTGATAGTATATGAAAAATATAATAAATTTATCATTATTAAGTATTAAAAGAGATAAATCAAAAATAAAGATATACATTATTATACTAACTATTTTTATAGCTTTAATTAATATTTTGCTCAATACATCTATAATTTTAACTGATAGTATTAACAACATTTATATAAATGTTGATTATGAAATGATAACTACTGTAAAATATATAGTTAATTCACTTATTACATTCATAATTGTACTTACATTTATACTAATAAATATTTTATTAAAACAATCTATAAATGATAAATTTTTTGATATAGCAATTTATAAAAGTGTTGGATATAAAGATAAATATATATTTCAATTACTTTTTTATGAATTGTTCATAATAACTACAATTAGTTATTTATTTTCAATTATTCCATCATTTATAGGTATAAATGCTATTAATTTAATATTCTCAAAATTTAATATTCATAATAGTTTTATTAATATAATATATGTATATCTAACACCATTAATAATTATATATTTTATAATATATATTTCTTCATTTAATGCCTTTAGAAAAGCAAAGAAAATACAGATTAGTACACTTTTTAGAGAAAAATAAAATTAATACATCTAAAATATTAAAAAATACTTTAGACAATCTAAAAACACCTCTCAAAGTTTTTAACTAAATTATAAAACTAATTACAAATGCTATGTAACGATAATAAATAAAAAATTTACTTCGCCTAAGCGACGTGTCGTTGAAATATTTCATGTTGCCAACGGTTTCGTAAGTTGATAAGAAAAGAACACTAATTATTTAGAGTTCTTTTCTTAATTACAAGTGGAATATAATACTTTTAAATCTATGAAAAAATCGTATATAATAGTGATATGAATAAGTAAAGAAAATACAAAAATGATAAAATTATAAATAAAATATTATAAAATCATAAGGTCATAATTGTTATATTGTACGAAACAAAGTAAAGAGGGAGGGTGGAGAATAAATGAATCAAAGAAAAATAAAGATTAGTATTAAAATGGTAATTATAGGTATATTTGCTATAATTATTGCTTTTGTATTATCCAGATTATTCGTTGAGTATATTGATGAATTATTAAGGTCTAATTGGCAATATCAGCTATTTGAAAGTGAGAGTTCATATATAGTATTTGCCAATTGTATTATGTTCTCGAATATATTATTAGAAATATTCTTAATATATATTTGTGGAAAATTTAGAAAAATCTAATTTCAATATAGTGGAAGCATATGGAAGAAGCATTTTTTTACACATTAAGGCAAATAAACCCACTGTTTCCAACTGATTTAAACTATTCATATTAATTTAAATCTGTAAATTAATCCAATACCTATTAAATTTTACACCATTATGGTCAACGTATTTCGAATCGAATACTCCATGATTATTTGGTCTATTGTGCTAGTTAAAGTTTAATTCCCATATAAAGTAAATTGATTTTAGTAAAACAAATCACCAATAAGGGTTAGTTTATG of Clostridioides sp. ES-S-0054-01 contains these proteins:
- a CDS encoding ABC transporter ATP-binding protein; translated protein: MINISLRNISKHYKNKIILDNINLDIESSKIYMILGKSGEGKSTLLNIIGLLDTQSSGNISIKGKVIENLNDNDKADIRMKELGFIFQGFFLNPKLKVYENVTIPMYINNLYKNIDLKNRSIELLRIFGLEDKYNSFPNELSGGEQQRVAIARAIANDASVIVADEPTGNLDKENEQKVMEYFKYLSSMGKSIIMVTHNENLLEYADKVFYLRNGKLEEFIL
- a CDS encoding ABC transporter permease, producing the protein MILKNYINISIKNIVRNKKNTFKIFFITFFSFILFILTTSLSGSLNNFIKNSILNTIEHRTIMINFSVDQNINIENKINNLLENDSSIVEFYEYKPPIAGDIKNSKELFNNDNNNIISLTSGFEQKMPDIIKGNIFNNNDQNVGIIPKNFDPTGTNQVEFKKESINYLDGEEFLGKTITIEFKNSIDELSGFEYSFKVIGVYDSINNNDFPSDVYIPYDDLKMINEKYNNMIDEHYIDNSDNFKTLIALVDNHKSVKNVVDKLRGEGIDAFPKSTVGLLDELYKTIIYIGTIISITIFIISIINISLNNVNDLKKRQSELGMLKAFGYKNRQLKKIIIYESTIINIFSLFIGLVICKLIFLLLNTIVKNYLSIYMSDLKFEINLISIIIGIFIMIFSVILSNLKSISYITNLNPIRAIRSKY
- a CDS encoding FtsX-like permease family protein; this translates as MKNIINLSLLSIKRDKSKIKIYIIILTIFIALINILLNTSIILTDSINNIYINVDYEMITTVKYIVNSLITFIIVLTFILINILLKQSINDKFFDIAIYKSVGYKDKYIFQLLFYELFIITTISYLFSIIPSFIGINAINLIFSKFNIHNSFINIIYVYLTPLIIIYFIIYISSFNAFRKAKKIQISTLFREK